Proteins from one Desulfonatronum sp. SC1 genomic window:
- a CDS encoding GspE/PulE family protein: MTSGNALTGAPDLSRLPQEIVSQYLAFPRRNEFLPVAAEDGMLRVWLLAARARPLADFLAWRLGLAVRTELVRNEFFFPALEQALALWEEDASAAAEDEEALGDEADDSGRELLGWSHEDAPIVRLVNRLLHQAVSQGASDIHFEGRENGFQVRFRVDGELRTERRLELAVQSTVLARIKVMGQMDVAESRAPQDGRFQVRVGRKDVDVRVSTMPTLNGEKAVLRILDRSKNILPLSDLGLEPEAVAVITRMIAAPHGIILVTGPTGSGKTTTLYAALRELIRESRNIMTVEDPVEYHLPGVNQVQVNRAAGVTFATAIRGFLRQDPDIILVGEIRDQETASTAVQASLTGHLVLATLHTNDAPTAVTRMLEMGVEPFLLASSLHLVIGQRLVRLNCPTCSSPSHASHPSHTSHSTQPSPHIGCEACRHSGYRGRQGIFELMPVDEALRSLVVQKSSVEQLRAHLKTTGFQTMHEHGLRLVDQGKTTMEELLRVTSL; the protein is encoded by the coding sequence ATGACATCTGGAAACGCTTTGACGGGGGCACCAGACCTGTCGCGCCTGCCCCAGGAGATCGTGAGCCAGTATCTGGCCTTTCCCCGGCGTAACGAATTTCTGCCCGTGGCCGCGGAAGACGGGATGCTCCGGGTCTGGCTTCTGGCTGCCAGAGCCAGGCCTCTGGCTGATTTTCTGGCCTGGAGGCTCGGTCTGGCCGTGCGTACGGAATTGGTCCGCAACGAGTTTTTTTTTCCGGCCCTGGAGCAGGCCCTGGCGCTCTGGGAAGAGGACGCATCGGCGGCGGCGGAGGATGAGGAGGCCTTGGGCGATGAAGCGGACGATTCCGGGCGGGAGCTGCTGGGCTGGTCCCACGAGGACGCGCCCATTGTCCGGCTGGTGAATCGGTTGCTGCATCAGGCGGTGAGTCAGGGGGCCAGCGACATTCACTTCGAAGGCCGGGAAAACGGCTTTCAGGTCCGGTTCCGGGTGGACGGCGAATTGCGCACCGAACGCCGCCTGGAGCTGGCGGTCCAATCCACGGTGCTGGCCCGGATCAAGGTCATGGGCCAGATGGATGTGGCTGAAAGCCGGGCTCCGCAGGACGGGCGCTTTCAGGTCCGGGTGGGCCGCAAGGATGTGGACGTCCGGGTTTCCACCATGCCCACGCTGAACGGCGAAAAGGCAGTGCTGCGCATCCTGGACCGTTCCAAGAACATCCTGCCCCTATCCGACCTTGGCCTGGAGCCGGAGGCCGTGGCCGTGATCACCAGGATGATCGCCGCGCCCCACGGGATCATCCTGGTCACCGGCCCCACGGGCAGTGGCAAGACCACGACCCTCTACGCGGCCCTGCGCGAGCTGATCCGCGAATCCCGGAACATCATGACCGTGGAGGACCCGGTGGAGTACCACCTGCCCGGCGTGAACCAGGTCCAGGTCAACCGGGCCGCGGGCGTGACCTTTGCCACGGCCATCCGCGGCTTCCTGCGTCAGGATCCGGACATCATCCTGGTGGGCGAAATCCGGGACCAGGAAACCGCGAGCACCGCCGTGCAGGCCTCCCTGACCGGACACCTGGTCCTGGCCACCTTGCACACCAACGATGCGCCCACCGCGGTCACCCGGATGCTGGAAATGGGCGTGGAACCTTTCCTGCTGGCCTCATCCCTGCATCTGGTCATCGGCCAACGCCTCGTCCGCCTAAACTGTCCAACGTGTTCCTCACCCTCCCATGCGTCCCATCCTTCCCATACCTCCCATTCAACCCAGCCATCGCCCCATATCGGCTGCGAAGCCTGCCGCCACAGCGGCTACCGCGGCCGCCAGGGGATTTTCGAGCTGATGCCCGTGGATGAGGCCTTGCGAAGCTTGGTCGTTCAGAAATCCTCCGTGGAGCAGCTCCGCGCCCATCTCAAGACAACCGGCTTCCAAACCATGCACGAGCACGGCCTGCGCCTCGTAGATCAAGGCAAAACCACCATGGAAGAGTTGTTGCGGGTCACCAGTCTATAG
- the gspD gene encoding type II secretion system secretin GspD: MKRFTACCGVRCLIALVFVLLVLILSLGVVSAQEAEDREDQRMTANLEGITLRDFIVFVGRFTGRNMVFREDQIPPVKVSLHSQAPMTEPELLAVLDRVLASNNLDLVAQGDLFYVLQSPQAAEMVDPLRPGLEPGEDSELLTTVIRLHQRLPREQVSELLQPFASRFGLIMEIPQAQALLLRDTRSRVRKMQEVLEAVLSLGARWDVELLPLHQAQAGVTARKVGQLYEELFSRGHLAETPVILAVEWSNSLLVAGSDEQRQAVRGLLDNLDRITDSSADMSMYALKNARASSAADVLRTLLQGDGVGGAEEGVNGRGVLVAADAETNSVLVLAEPRIQRQVESIIAHLDRPLDQVFVEALIVETSLENSQDFGVEWVVGGGGSDGVATGGFLGSPSSLTPLLATAAPPLAPGGFTVGALGNAITYAGETFSTLGALISFMKTARDFNILSTPQIMTLDNAEAEIFVGENRAYQVSEKFDTQNNAIKTFEYRDVGIRLKVTPHINSETGVIRMQVEQEVSNVIDSAGEDDRPRTRSRNTRTNVQIPDGFTMVISGLMQNDFNQVRRAVPGLSKIPVLGWLFRREAVSAEKATLMVFLSARIINTVEQAEELTRRRMDDLREGQRTSRELLQREFWQGGDRHGFDLDREMGREMRWEGGQELQRVPGQ; this comes from the coding sequence ATGAAAAGATTTACGGCATGTTGCGGCGTGCGGTGTTTGATCGCCCTGGTTTTCGTGCTTTTGGTACTCATCCTTTCCTTGGGAGTGGTTTCAGCCCAGGAAGCGGAAGATCGAGAAGACCAACGGATGACCGCCAACCTGGAAGGGATTACCCTGCGGGATTTCATTGTGTTCGTTGGCCGGTTCACCGGCCGGAACATGGTTTTTCGCGAGGATCAGATCCCGCCGGTGAAGGTTTCCCTGCATTCCCAGGCACCCATGACCGAACCGGAGCTGTTGGCCGTGTTGGACAGGGTGCTGGCCAGCAACAACCTGGATCTGGTGGCCCAGGGCGACCTTTTCTACGTCTTGCAATCCCCGCAGGCCGCGGAAATGGTCGATCCGCTCCGCCCCGGCCTGGAGCCGGGGGAGGACAGCGAACTGCTGACCACGGTCATTCGCCTGCACCAGCGTTTGCCGCGGGAGCAGGTCAGCGAATTGTTGCAGCCATTTGCCTCCCGGTTCGGGTTGATCATGGAGATTCCCCAGGCCCAAGCCCTGTTGCTCCGGGACACCCGCTCCAGGGTGCGCAAGATGCAGGAAGTCCTGGAGGCGGTGCTGTCCCTGGGCGCGCGTTGGGACGTGGAACTGCTGCCCCTGCATCAGGCCCAGGCCGGAGTCACGGCCCGGAAGGTGGGGCAGTTGTACGAGGAACTGTTTTCCCGCGGCCATCTGGCCGAGACCCCGGTGATCCTGGCGGTGGAATGGTCCAACTCCCTGCTGGTGGCGGGCTCCGATGAGCAGCGTCAAGCCGTGCGCGGCTTGTTGGACAATCTGGACCGGATCACCGATTCCAGCGCGGACATGAGCATGTACGCCCTGAAGAACGCCAGGGCATCCTCCGCCGCGGACGTGCTGCGCACCCTGCTTCAGGGTGATGGAGTCGGGGGGGCGGAGGAGGGAGTGAATGGTCGCGGTGTATTGGTGGCCGCGGACGCGGAGACCAACTCCGTCCTGGTTCTGGCCGAGCCGCGGATTCAGCGCCAGGTGGAGTCTATCATCGCCCATTTGGATCGCCCCTTGGATCAGGTTTTCGTGGAAGCCCTGATCGTGGAGACATCCCTGGAGAACAGCCAGGACTTCGGCGTGGAGTGGGTCGTGGGCGGAGGCGGATCAGATGGAGTGGCCACGGGCGGTTTTCTGGGGTCACCTTCGAGCCTGACGCCCTTGCTGGCGACGGCGGCTCCGCCGTTGGCACCGGGAGGGTTTACCGTGGGAGCCCTGGGCAACGCCATCACCTACGCCGGAGAGACGTTTTCCACCCTCGGCGCCTTGATCAGCTTTATGAAAACCGCCCGGGACTTCAACATTCTTTCCACTCCGCAGATCATGACCCTGGACAACGCCGAGGCGGAAATCTTCGTGGGCGAGAATCGCGCCTACCAGGTCAGCGAGAAGTTCGACACCCAGAATAATGCCATCAAGACCTTCGAATACCGGGATGTTGGGATCAGGCTGAAGGTCACTCCGCACATCAATTCCGAGACCGGGGTGATCCGGATGCAGGTAGAGCAGGAAGTCAGCAACGTGATCGATTCGGCCGGTGAGGACGACCGGCCGCGAACCCGGAGCCGGAACACCAGAACCAATGTCCAGATCCCGGACGGGTTCACCATGGTCATCAGCGGGCTGATGCAAAACGATTTCAACCAGGTCCGCCGGGCCGTGCCGGGTCTGTCAAAGATTCCGGTTCTGGGCTGGTTGTTTCGCCGGGAGGCGGTCTCCGCGGAGAAAGCGACCCTGATGGTCTTTCTGTCGGCCAGAATTATCAACACCGTGGAGCAGGCCGAGGAATTGACCCGGCGACGCATGGATGACCTGCGGGAAGGCCAGCGCACCAGCCGGGAGCTGCTGCAGCGGGAGTTCTGGCAGGGCGGGGACCGGCACGGCTTTGATCTGGATCGGGAAATGGGCCGGGAGATGAGATGGGAAGGGGGGCAAGAGTTGCAACGGGTGCCCGGCCAATGA